The Panulirus ornatus isolate Po-2019 chromosome 55, ASM3632096v1, whole genome shotgun sequence genome has a segment encoding these proteins:
- the LOC139765530 gene encoding uncharacterized protein isoform X1, giving the protein MIGAKMDCRGATLALLLYCLTGGARGEEVVIRELQVPEFAMLGQDVELACRWSAPRGKLYSVKWYLNDREFFSYKPEENPSLVAYKLPGVTVNRKVSTGDRVILHNVQLTSSGKYKCEVIDEWPNFHTADKSAPMTVVEIPEDKPRISGTRPQYHIGDIARLTCSSARSLPPAQLTWYINDQEVPAEYLLPLNTSQHPDGLEETHLGLVFRVSGQHFVRGELHLRCSARISSLYYKTQQHSVEGRLTYSVPVMESRDISGMAAGGVSSSGGGGGGGDSPPSLLVLVLVLVLEVLAPVLVEGNR; this is encoded by the exons GGGGTGCGCGCGGGGAGGAGGTGGTCATCAGGGAACTCCAGGTGCCGGAGTTCGCCATGCTCGGGCAGGACGTGGAGCTCGCCTGCCGGTGGTCCGCGCCCCGGGGGAAGCTCTACTCCGTCAAGTGGTACTTGAACGACCGCGAGTTCTTCAGCTACAAGCCGGAGGAAAACCCCAGCCTGGTGGCCTACAAACTGCCAGGCGTTACCGTCAAC AGGAAGGTGTCCACGGGCGACAGGGTGATCCTCCACAACGTCCAGCTGACCTCCTCCGGCAAGTACAAGTGTGAGGTGATCGACGAGTGGCCCAACTTCCACACGGCGGACAAGAGCGCCCCCATGACCGTAGTGG AGATACCGGAGGACAAGCCACGGATCTCCGGCACGCGACCACAGTACCACATCGGTGACATAGCACGCTTGACCTGCAGCTCAGCCAGGTCCCTGCCCCCAGCCCAGCTGACCTGGTACATCAACGACCAGGAG GTCCCGGCAGAGTACCTGCTGCCCCTGAACACCAGCCAGCACCCGGACGGCCTGGAGGAGACGCACCTGGGCCTGGTGTTCAGGGTGTCCGGCCAGCACTTCGTCAGGGGGGAGCTCCACCTGCGATGCTCCGCCCGCATCTCCTCCCTCTACTACAAGACGCAGCAGCACAGCGTCGAGGGTCGCCTCACCTACAGCGTCCCCGTCATGGAGTCCAGAGACATATCTGGTATGGCAG CAGGTGGCgttagcagcagtggtggtggtggaggtggtggtgattcgCCCCCgtcgctgctggtgctggtgttggtactggtgttggaggtgttggcgCCAGTGTTGGTGGAAGGTAACCGGTGA
- the LOC139765530 gene encoding uncharacterized protein isoform X2, with amino-acid sequence MIGAKMDCRGATLALLLYCLTGGARGEEVVIRELQVPEFAMLGQDVELACRWSAPRGKLYSVKWYLNDREFFSYKPEENPSLVAYKLPGVTVNRKVSTGDRVILHNVQLTSSGKYKCEVIDEWPNFHTADKSAPMTVVEIPEDKPRISGTRPQYHIGDIARLTCSSARSLPPAQLTWYINDQEVPAEYLLPLNTSQHPDGLEETHLGLVFRVSGQHFVRGELHLRCSARISSLYYKTQQHSVEGRLTYSVPVMESRDISGMAGGVSSSGGGGGGGDSPPSLLVLVLVLVLEVLAPVLVEGNR; translated from the exons GGGGTGCGCGCGGGGAGGAGGTGGTCATCAGGGAACTCCAGGTGCCGGAGTTCGCCATGCTCGGGCAGGACGTGGAGCTCGCCTGCCGGTGGTCCGCGCCCCGGGGGAAGCTCTACTCCGTCAAGTGGTACTTGAACGACCGCGAGTTCTTCAGCTACAAGCCGGAGGAAAACCCCAGCCTGGTGGCCTACAAACTGCCAGGCGTTACCGTCAAC AGGAAGGTGTCCACGGGCGACAGGGTGATCCTCCACAACGTCCAGCTGACCTCCTCCGGCAAGTACAAGTGTGAGGTGATCGACGAGTGGCCCAACTTCCACACGGCGGACAAGAGCGCCCCCATGACCGTAGTGG AGATACCGGAGGACAAGCCACGGATCTCCGGCACGCGACCACAGTACCACATCGGTGACATAGCACGCTTGACCTGCAGCTCAGCCAGGTCCCTGCCCCCAGCCCAGCTGACCTGGTACATCAACGACCAGGAG GTCCCGGCAGAGTACCTGCTGCCCCTGAACACCAGCCAGCACCCGGACGGCCTGGAGGAGACGCACCTGGGCCTGGTGTTCAGGGTGTCCGGCCAGCACTTCGTCAGGGGGGAGCTCCACCTGCGATGCTCCGCCCGCATCTCCTCCCTCTACTACAAGACGCAGCAGCACAGCGTCGAGGGTCGCCTCACCTACAGCGTCCCCGTCATGGAGTCCAGAGACATATCTGGTATGGCAG GTGGCgttagcagcagtggtggtggtggaggtggtggtgattcgCCCCCgtcgctgctggtgctggtgttggtactggtgttggaggtgttggcgCCAGTGTTGGTGGAAGGTAACCGGTGA